Genomic DNA from bacterium:
CTCCCGCACCTCTACAGATAAGGAATGCCGATAATGGTGACTCCCATCAGCGAAATCACCCTTCTTCGACCGAACGACCTGCATGTCCATCTGCGCGATCTGCCGATGATGGCGGATGTATTACCCTTCAGCGATCAGCAATTCAATCACATCTTGCCGATGCCGAATACGGACCCAAAGCTCACTACCGGAGTATTGTGCGTGGCATACCGTGACCAACTGCTTGGTCAATCGCGCATACTTCAGCCCGAACAGGTTGTCATGGTGCTCTACTTGACCTCCGAGACGACTGCCCAAGATATCCATGATGCAGCGCAGCTCGGTGTGCGAGCCTGCAAGTACTACCCGAATGGCGGGACGACCCGATCGGGAAGCGGCTTGCGGACACCACATGATCTGCAGCCTGGAGTTCTCAGGGCCATGGAGGACTTCGAGATGGTGCTGTGCCTTCATGCTGAAGCGGTGGCTGATGATCAGCCCGATCCGCTGCAGCGTGAGTATGACTTCATCCCGCACCTGGCGTGGTTGGCGGGCAATTATCCACGTCTGAAGATCGTAGCTGAGCATGTGTCAGATCGACGTATG
This window encodes:
- the pyrC gene encoding dihydroorotase, whose translation is MVTPISEITLLRPNDLHVHLRDLPMMADVLPFSDQQFNHILPMPNTDPKLTTGVLCVAYRDQLLGQSRILQPEQVVMVLYLTSETTAQDIHDAAQLGVRACKYYPNGGTTRSGSGLRTPHDLQPGVLRAMEDFEMVLCLHAEAVADDQPDPLQREYDFIPHLAWLAGNYPRLKIVAEHVSDRRMLTFILQELRTASVGASITAHHPFTTHQLAQADPHCLCMPIAKTPKDAKCLAEFMLLADIYPQIWFGSDSAPHPVAMKAGSSPAFGAWTSPVALPVLWDYFYRHKGTNLERCTSVFEAFMTRNGAKFYGLPVHEDRTVTLQRERWWVPAEHQSVVPWKAGESLDWRVDCMGWFGDPDTFTG